Part of the Amycolatopsis sp. 195334CR genome is shown below.
ACTTCGACGTCTCGATGATCACCGTGCTGTACCAGACCCAGGTGCAGAACCTCCAGGTCGAGACCGTGGACGGCTGGCGGGACCTGCCCACCTCGGAGGACAACTTCCTGGTCAACGCCGGCACGTACCTGGCGCACCTGACGCACGACTACTTCCCGGCCCCGCTGCACCGGGTGAAGTTCGTCAACGCGGAGCGCCTGTCGCTGCCGTTCTTCTTCCACGCCGGGCAGCACACGCTGCTCGAACCCTTCCACCCCGACGGCGCACCGGACGGCGAGCGCAACGAAGCCGTCCGCTACGGCCACTACCTCAACCACGGTCTGCACTCGCTGATCGTGAAGAACGGGCAGACCTGAGTGGTCACGATCGGAAGTCTGCCGGGGGTCTCGGCGGCCCAGCTTCCCGCTGGACGCACGGCCGGAAGACCCGAGTACAACGCCGGTACGAGGGTCTCCCGGCCGCACGCCCAGCGGAAACCTGGATCCACCGAATACCCCCACCACACTGCCGATCGCAACCACTAGGAGCACGCATGACGGACACCTTCCTGGACCTGAACCAGTTCCGGGGGCTGGGGGAGGACCCGGTCTACCACCCGCCGGTGCTGAGCGACCGCCCGCGCGACTGGCCGCTCGACCGCTGGGCCGACGCCCCCCGCGACCTCGGTTACCCCGACTTCTCCCGCTACCAGTGGCGGGGCCTGCGCATGCTCAAGGACCCGGACACCCAGGCCGCCTACCACGACCTGCTGTGCGAACTGCGCCCGCGCACGATCATCGAGCTCGGGGTGTACAGCGGTGGTTCGCTGGTCTGGTTCCGCGACATGGCCGACCTGATGGGCCTGGACTGCCAGGTGCTCGGCATCGACCGGGACCTGAGCCGCTGCCAGATCCCCCAGTCGGAGATGAAGAACATTTCGCTGCGCGAAGCCGACTGCGCCGACCTGACCACCTTCGAGCAGTTGCGCGACCTGCCGCACCCGCTGGTGTTCATCGACGACGCGCACGCGAACACTTTCAACATCATGAAGTGGTCGGTCGACCACCTCCTGGTGGAGGGCGACTACTTCATCATCGAGGACATGATCCCGTACTGGCACCGGTACTGCCCGAAGCTGCTGACCGAGTACCTCGCCGCGTTCCGCGACGTGCTGAGCATGGACATGGTCTACGCCAACGCCAGTTCCCAGCTGGACCGCGGGGTGCTGCGCCGCGTGGCGCCGTCGGCCTAGGCGAGCGGGGGAGGTAACCGTGCCGACCGTATCGAGTCTCCTGTACTACGCCGCCCCGCTGACACCGGCCGGCGGGGACGACGACTGGTGCATCGACGCCGTGACCCGGCCGCCGGAGGTGTTGTTCAACTTCCGCAAGGTGGGCATGGAGACGACCATCGAGGACCTGCGCGAAGGCGGGTTCCGGCCGTCGCTCGACGAAACGGGGTTCGAGAAGGTCGACGTGCCGACGGCGGTGGACCAGCGGGCGTTGCTGGACGGCGACGAAGGCGCGCTGGACGGTTACCGCCGCGAAACGGGTGAGCTGCTGAAGTCGCTGACGGGTGCGGACCGGGTGGAGTTCTTCGACGCCACGGTCCGGCGGCAGGACGCGGCCGAATCCGGTGATCCGGCCGCGCAGTCGCCGCACCAGCGGGTGCACATCGACCAGAGCCCGAAGAGCGCGCGGGCCAGGGCGGCCCGGCACACCGGACCGGGCCGGGAGTTCCGGCGGTTCCAGATCATCAACGTCTGGCGGCCGCTGCTCGAACCGGTGCGCAACTTCCCGCTGGCCGTGTGCGACTTCCGGTCGCTCGACCTCGCCGCGGACCTGGTGCCGACCCGGCTGGACTTCCCGGAGTGGCTCAAGGACCGGGAGAACTACTCGGTCCGGCACAATCCCGGACACCGTTGGTACTACTGGGATTCGCTCTCCCCGGCCGAAGCGCTGGTGTTCAAGTGCTACGACAGCGCGAGCCGCGGTCTGGCGTCGGTCAGCGAGGACGCGGCCGGCGGTGAGCTGAGCGACGTGGCGGGGCTGTGCCCGCACACGGCTTTCTTCGACGAGAACGGGCCGTCGACCGGTCACCTGCGCACGTCCCTGGAACTGCGCGCGCTGGCCTTCCACGAGTGAACAACCTTTAAGGAGCAGGGGAAAATGTCGGACAAGACGGTACCGGTCTTCACCATGGCCGAACTGCGCGAAGGCACCCGCGGCGACGAGTTCCGCGAGTGGGCGCGGAAGGGCGTCTTCTACCTCACCGGCTACGGCGCCACGGAACAGGACCACCGGGTGGCCACCGACACCGCGATGGACTTCTTCGCGCACGGCACGGCCGAGGAGAAGCAGGCCGTCACCACGAAGATCCCGACCATGCGGCGTGGGTATTCGGCGCTGGAGGCGGAAAGCACCGCCCAGGTCACCAACACCGGTACCTACACCGACTACTCGATGTCGTACTCGATGGGCATCGGCGGCAACCTGTTCCCGTCGGAGAAGTTCGAATCGGTGTGGACGAACTACTTCGACACCCTGTACCGCTCCGCGCAGGAGACCGCGCGGCTGGTGCTGACCGCCACGGGCACCTACGACGGCGAGGACCTCGACACCCTGCTCGACTGCGACCCGGTGCTGCGCCTGCGGTACTTCCCGGAGGTCCCGGAACACCGCGCGGCCGAGTACGAGCCCCGGCGGATGGCGCCGCACTACGACCTGTCGATCATCACCTTCATCCACCAGACCCCGTGCGCCAACGGTTTTGTCAGCCTGCAGGCCGAGGTCGACGGTGAGATGGTGAGCCTGCCGCACATCGAGGACGCCGTGGTGGTGCTGTGCGGTGCGATCGCGCCGCTGGTGACGCAGGGCGCCGTGCCCGCGCCGAACCACCACGTCGTTTCGCCGGACGCGAGCATGCTGAAGGGCAGCGACCGCACGTCGAGCGTGTTCTTCCTGCGCCCGTCCACCGACTTCAGCTTCTCGGTGCCCGCCGCCCGGCGCTACGGCCTCGACGTCAGCCTCGACATGGAGACGGCGACGTTCGGGGACTGGATCGGGACCAACTACGTCACGATGCACGCGGTCACCTCGTAAAGCCGTGCCGGTTCCCCGGCCCGCGAACCGGGCCGGGGAACGGAACCGATCCCTGCCACGCGTTGGAGGAACGAATGCTCATCGTCGCGTTCAAGCCGGGGCACGACGGTGCCGTCGCCGCGATCGGCGGTCGCCGGTTGCTGTACTCGCTCGAATCGGAGAAGGACTCGCGGCCGCGGTACTCGCCGATCCTGCCGACGACGATCCTCGACCTCGCCGAACGGCTCGACGCCGTGC
Proteins encoded:
- a CDS encoding 2OG-Fe(II) oxygenase family protein, with translation MSDKTVPVFTMAELREGTRGDEFREWARKGVFYLTGYGATEQDHRVATDTAMDFFAHGTAEEKQAVTTKIPTMRRGYSALEAESTAQVTNTGTYTDYSMSYSMGIGGNLFPSEKFESVWTNYFDTLYRSAQETARLVLTATGTYDGEDLDTLLDCDPVLRLRYFPEVPEHRAAEYEPRRMAPHYDLSIITFIHQTPCANGFVSLQAEVDGEMVSLPHIEDAVVVLCGAIAPLVTQGAVPAPNHHVVSPDASMLKGSDRTSSVFFLRPSTDFSFSVPAARRYGLDVSLDMETATFGDWIGTNYVTMHAVTS
- a CDS encoding CmcI family methyltransferase, which gives rise to MTDTFLDLNQFRGLGEDPVYHPPVLSDRPRDWPLDRWADAPRDLGYPDFSRYQWRGLRMLKDPDTQAAYHDLLCELRPRTIIELGVYSGGSLVWFRDMADLMGLDCQVLGIDRDLSRCQIPQSEMKNISLREADCADLTTFEQLRDLPHPLVFIDDAHANTFNIMKWSVDHLLVEGDYFIIEDMIPYWHRYCPKLLTEYLAAFRDVLSMDMVYANASSQLDRGVLRRVAPSA
- a CDS encoding CmcJ/NvfI family oxidoreductase, whose protein sequence is MPTVSSLLYYAAPLTPAGGDDDWCIDAVTRPPEVLFNFRKVGMETTIEDLREGGFRPSLDETGFEKVDVPTAVDQRALLDGDEGALDGYRRETGELLKSLTGADRVEFFDATVRRQDAAESGDPAAQSPHQRVHIDQSPKSARARAARHTGPGREFRRFQIINVWRPLLEPVRNFPLAVCDFRSLDLAADLVPTRLDFPEWLKDRENYSVRHNPGHRWYYWDSLSPAEALVFKCYDSASRGLASVSEDAAGGELSDVAGLCPHTAFFDENGPSTGHLRTSLELRALAFHE